A genomic segment from Candidatus Endomicrobium procryptotermitis encodes:
- a CDS encoding type I restriction enzyme HsdR N-terminal domain-containing protein has protein sequence MPKVDYIVPEFNKLKFKELFKNLDFKEDSVREEIILPLLKSLGYRQESIVRSKSFKLKIGSQQKEIPIIPDYLLEIEGKYSCVIDAKAPKENIISGGNIEQVYSYAMHPEIRSLYFALCNGREFSLFRTSILERPILFFAIEDINDNWEKLKYYISSDSFHSGKDFVYEPCKKYRNSFDYGNRPLLDEIEVKKRAAKRHCGVHGYFTRQVWNVVAEYIKNFTQKGDIVLDPFGGSGVTAIEALMNGRKAINIDLNPMAVFLVKSLISPVKVSELGAAFSQVKQEYIEKEPKTEKEIKQSLKKYPLPRKLALPKSSDVDTVDKLFSDEQTAKLALLKSTILKQKDKNIRDSLLLIFSGIIGRANKTWYAVGGEFGGGESVFRYFRYRNAPQPSNLNIIKYFELRFKRILEAKKEIEYFINEQTIDNIQIVKGTATDLSFIKNETVDYIYTDPPYGKKIPYLDLSVMWNAWLDLKVSEEDYELEAIEGGEHNKTKEDYNELISKSIKEMYRVLKYDRWLSFVFAHKDPEFWHLIIDTAESCGFEYAGAVSQKNGQTSFKKRQNPFTVLSGQLIINFRKVKNPKSIMKANLGMKIADIVMQTIEGIIAKNNGASLEQINDELIIKGLELGFLDLLKKEYSDLTPLLLEKFDYDEETEIYSIKENKKFTAQIDVKLRIKYYIISYLRRMERENKVVDFDEIVLNIMPLLKNGTTPKKQTILSVLEDIAYRSGKNGWTLRKNAQLTLEGLL, from the coding sequence ATGCCAAAGGTAGATTATATAGTTCCTGAATTTAATAAATTAAAATTTAAGGAACTTTTTAAAAACTTGGATTTTAAAGAAGACAGTGTCAGGGAAGAGATAATTTTGCCTTTGCTGAAAAGTTTGGGGTATAGACAAGAAAGCATAGTGCGCAGTAAAAGTTTTAAATTGAAAATAGGGAGTCAACAAAAAGAAATTCCAATAATTCCTGATTATTTGTTAGAAATAGAAGGGAAATATTCTTGTGTTATAGATGCGAAAGCGCCGAAAGAAAATATTATAAGCGGTGGAAATATTGAGCAGGTATACAGTTATGCGATGCATCCTGAAATAAGGAGTTTATATTTTGCTTTATGCAATGGCAGAGAGTTTTCACTTTTTAGAACTTCAATATTGGAGAGGCCAATTTTATTTTTTGCGATAGAAGATATAAACGACAATTGGGAAAAGTTGAAATATTACATTTCGTCTGATAGTTTTCACAGTGGGAAAGATTTTGTTTATGAGCCGTGTAAAAAATATAGGAATAGTTTTGATTATGGGAATAGGCCTTTATTAGATGAGATTGAAGTAAAAAAAAGAGCAGCAAAAAGACATTGTGGAGTTCATGGATATTTTACACGACAAGTATGGAATGTTGTCGCAGAATATATAAAAAATTTTACGCAAAAAGGGGATATAGTGTTAGACCCTTTTGGCGGTTCGGGCGTAACGGCAATAGAAGCGTTAATGAATGGGCGAAAAGCGATAAACATAGATTTAAATCCGATGGCTGTATTTTTAGTAAAATCTTTAATATCGCCAGTTAAAGTGTCTGAATTAGGTGCAGCATTTAGCCAAGTAAAGCAAGAATATATAGAGAAAGAGCCGAAAACAGAAAAAGAAATTAAACAGTCCTTGAAGAAATATCCATTGCCTAGAAAACTTGCACTGCCAAAAAGTTCTGACGTTGATACAGTGGACAAGCTATTTAGCGATGAGCAGACAGCAAAACTTGCATTGTTAAAATCAACAATTTTAAAGCAGAAAGATAAAAATATAAGAGATTCTTTATTGTTAATATTTTCAGGTATTATAGGAAGAGCAAATAAAACTTGGTATGCTGTCGGTGGGGAATTTGGCGGAGGAGAATCTGTTTTTAGATATTTTAGATATAGAAACGCTCCTCAACCTTCAAATCTTAATATAATCAAATATTTTGAACTCAGATTTAAACGCATATTAGAAGCCAAAAAAGAAATAGAGTATTTCATCAATGAGCAGACGATTGACAATATTCAAATTGTCAAAGGTACGGCAACGGATTTATCATTTATAAAGAATGAAACAGTTGACTATATTTACACGGATCCTCCATACGGGAAAAAAATTCCTTATTTAGATTTATCTGTAATGTGGAACGCATGGCTTGATTTAAAAGTCAGCGAAGAAGATTATGAACTTGAAGCAATAGAAGGTGGGGAGCATAATAAAACAAAAGAGGATTACAATGAATTAATATCAAAGAGCATAAAAGAAATGTATCGTGTATTAAAATATGATAGGTGGTTATCTTTTGTTTTTGCACATAAAGACCCTGAATTTTGGCATTTGATTATAGATACTGCGGAAAGTTGTGGTTTTGAATATGCGGGAGCAGTGTCGCAAAAAAACGGACAGACAAGTTTTAAGAAAAGACAAAATCCATTTACAGTTTTATCGGGGCAGCTTATAATAAATTTCAGGAAAGTAAAGAATCCGAAATCAATAATGAAAGCGAATCTAGGGATGAAGATAGCGGATATAGTAATGCAGACGATAGAGGGAATAATTGCAAAAAACAACGGAGCTAGTTTGGAGCAAATAAATGACGAATTGATTATTAAAGGGTTAGAGCTGGGATTTTTAGATTTATTAAAAAAAGAGTATTCAGATTTGACGCCATTATTGCTTGAAAAATTTGATTATGATGAAGAAACAGAAATATATAGTATAAAAGAAAACAAAAAGTTCACGGCGCAAATAGATGTTAAATTGAGGATAAAATACTATATTATAAGTTATCTTAGGAGAATGGAAAGAGAGAATAAAGTTGTTGATTTTGATGAGATAGTTTTAAATATCATGCCTCTGTTGAAAAATGGGACGACGCCTAAAAAGCAAACAATATTAAGTGTTTTAGAAGATATAGCTTACCGTTCTGGCAAAAACGGCTGGACTTTAAGGAAAAACGCACAATTAACGTTAGAGGGATTGTTGTAA